Part of the Anaeromyxobacter diazotrophicus genome, CAGGCCGGGACGCGCGTCACCCCGGCGGACCAGCTCCCGGCGCTCGATCGCGACCTGCTCTTCCTCTCCGTGAAGCTGGCCTTCCTGGAGCGCGCGCTCGCCGGGGGGCGGCGGGTGGCGCTGGTCGACGACGTGTTCGCGCCGCTGCCGGAGGCGGCGCGCCGGCTGGCGGGCCGGCTGCTCAAGCAGCTGGCGCGGCCGGGGCAGCTCCTGCACGCCACGAACGACCCGGCCTGCCGCGAGGCGGCCGACCACGTGGCGCAGGCGGCGCCGTGACGGCGCGGCCCCGGGGCGCCGCCCCGGCGGAGCGCGGCGCCCGCGGGCGCGAGGCCGAGGCGCTCGCGGCCGCCTTCCTGGAGGGGCAGGGCTACCGCGTGCTGGCGAGGAACCACGCCACCCGCCGCGGCGAGGTCGACCTCGTCTGCCGCGAGGGCGCGACCCTCTGCTTCGTCGAGGTCCGCAGCCGGACCCGGGGCGACTACGGCCCGCCCGAGGAGTCGGTGACGGTGGCCAAGGCGCGCCGGGTGGTGGGCGCGGCCACCGACTGGGCGCTGCGCCACGGCGGGCTCTCGCAGCCCATGCGCTTCGACGTGGTGGCGGTCGACCTCTCCGGCCCCGCCCCGCGCTGCACGCTCTTCCGTGGCGCCTTCGACGCCGACGGGCGGTGGACGTGAGCGAGCCCTCCGCCGGGCGCGGCACGCTGTACGTGGTGGCGACGCCCATCGGCAACCTGGGCGACCTCACCCCCCGCGCCGCCGAGGTGCTGCGCCGCGTCCGCGCGGTGGCCGCCGAGGACACCCGGCGGACGCTGCAGCTCTTCGCCCACCTGGGCGCGCCCGCGCCGCAGCTCCTCGCGCTGCCCGCCTTCGACGAGCGCGGGCGGCTCGGGCCGGTGCTGGCGCGGCTGGCCGCGGGCGAGGAGGTGGCCCTCTGCACCGACGCGGGCACCCCCGGCGTGTCCGACCCCGGCCAGCAGCTCGTGGCCGCCGCCTGGGAGGCGGGCGCGCGGGTGGTGCCGCTCCCCGGCCCGTGCGCCGCGGTGACGGCGCTGGTGGCCTCGGGGCTCCCCTCCGACCGCTTCTTCGTGCAGGGCTTCCTCCCGCGCAAGGGCGGCGGCCGGGCGGAGGCGCTGGCGCTCCTGCGCCAGCTCCCGGCCACGCTCGTGATCTACGAGGCCGGCAACCGCACCCCGGAGACGCTCTCCGACCTGGCGGCGGCGCTGGGCGACCGGCCGGCGGCGGTGGCGCGCGAGCTGACCAAGCTCCACGAGGAGCTCGCGCGCGGCACGCTGCGCGAGCTGGCGGAGCGGTTCGCGGCCGGCGCCCGGGGCGAGGTGACGCTGGTGGTGGCGGGCGCCGCCCAGGGGACGCCGGCGGAGGAACCCGCGCCCGAGCCACTGGAGGACGCGCTGCGCCGCCGGATGGCGGCCGGCGAGGCGCCGAGCGCGATCGCACGCGAGGTGGCGAAGGCGCGCGGCCTGAAGCGCGCCGACGTCTACGCGGCGCTGGAGCGCCTCAAGGGCCGGTAGGCTCGCGGACGCGGTCGCGGTCGCGGTCGCGGTCGAAGGTCGCGGTCGCGGTCGAAGGTCGCGGTCGAAGGTCGCGGTCGCGGTCGAAGGTCGACGAGGTCGCCCCCGCCCCTCACTCCTCCCCTTCGCCCCCCCGCAGCCCCAGCTCCTTCATCTTCACCTGCAGCGACTTGCGGCTGATCTGGAGCCGCTTCGCCGCGCGCGTGACGTTCCCGCCCGTCTCCTCCAGCGCCCGGCCGATGAGCTCCTTCTCCAGCTCCGCCTGCGCCTGGCGCACGATCTCCTTCATCGAGGCGCCGCTCGGGGCGGCGATGGCGCCGAGCGGGCCGACCGCGGCGATGGGGGTGGCCGCCCCGGGCGTGCGCTCGCGCAGCGCGTCCGGCAGCGAGGCGCCCTCGATGACCGGGCCGTCGGCGAACAGCACCGAGCGCTCCATCAGGTTCTCGAGCTCGCGGATGTTGCCGGGCCACCCGTAGGCGAGCAGCGTCTGCAGGGCCTCGTCGTCGACCCGCTCCACCTTCTTGCCGAGCCGCTGGTCGTACTTCGCGATGAAGTGCTCGACCAGGAGCGGGATGTCGTCCTTGCGATCGCGCAGCGGCGGGAGCCCGACCGGCACCACCGCCAGGCGGTAGTACAGGTCCTCCCGGAACCGGCCGTCGGCGATGAGCGCCTTGAGGTCGCGGTTGGTGGCCGCGATGAGCCGCACGTCCACCTTCAGCGTCCGGATGCCGCCCACGCGCTCGAACTCGGACTCCTGCAGCGCGCGGAGGAGCTTCACCTGCATCTCGACCGGGATCTCCCCGATCTCGTCCAGGAAGAGCGTGCCGCCGTCGGCGAGCTCGAAGCGGCCCGGCTTGGAGCCGACCGCGCCGGTGAAGGCGCCCTTCTCGTAGCCGAAGAGCTCGCTCTCGACGAGGTCCTTGGGGATGGCGGCGCAGTTCACCTTGATGAGGGGCTTGTCGCGGCGGGAGGAGCGCCGGTGGATCTCGCGGGCCACCAGCTCCTTTCCGGTGCCGCTCTCGCCGGTGATGAGCACGGTCGAGGGCGAGTCGGCCACCTTGGCCACGATCTCGTACACCTGGCGCATCGAGGGCGAGGCGCCCACCAGCGGCGCCGCGGCCGCGTGCACGTTCTGGCGCTCGAGCTCGTGGGCCCGGGCCGCCTTGGCGATGACCTTCTTCAGCTCCTCCTGCTCGAAGGGCTTGGTGATGTAGTCGAACGCGCCCGCCTTGAGCGCCTGGACGGCGCTGTCCACCGTGCCGTGGGCGGTGATCATGATGACCGGGACGTCCGGGAACTCGGCCTGCGCCCGCTCCAGCAGGACGAGCCCGCTCATCCGCGGCATGACGAGGTCGGTCACCACCACGTGGACCGGCGTCTTCTGCAGCACGGCCAGCGCCTGCTCGCCGTCGGCGGCGGTGGTGACCTCGTACCCCTCCCGCTTCAGCATGGCCGCCAGCACCCGGCGGATGTTGAGCTCGTCGTCGACGATGAGGACGTGGGGCACGGGGCGTGATTACCACGGGGTGACGCGAAAGGGCAGCGGCGGGGTTGGTGTGGCTGCAGGCCCCGCTACACCGACTTGGGAGCGGGCCGGCGCCGGCGTCGCCGCCGCACGCGCCGCTCCGGCTTGGGCGCGGGCGTGGACGTGGACGGCTCGGTCTTCTCGGGCCGGCCCTCCCAGAGCGCGGGCAGCGCGATCACGAACTCCGCGCCCTCGCCCGCCGCCGAGCGCACGCCGATGGTCCCGCCGTGCGACTTCACGATGCGCTGGCAGATGGCGAGGCCGAGCCCGGTGCCCTTCTCCTTCGTGGTGTAGAACGGCACGAAGATGTGGTCGCGCGCCTCCTCGGGGATGCCGGGCCCGGTGTCGCGGAACCGCACCTCCACCAGGTCGCTCCGCCGCGGGGTGTCGCGCCAGAGCGCGACCTCGTCGCGGGCCAGCCGGGTGGAGATGCGCAGCTCGCCCCCGTGCGGCATCGCCTGCACCGCGTTGAGGGCGAGGTTGAGGAACACCTGCCGCAGCTGCTCCGGATCGCACGACACGCGCGGCAGCTCGGGCGCGAGCTCGACGGCGAGCTTCACCGCCGGCGGCAGGTCGGCCTGGAGCAGCGCCAGGGTCCGGCCCAGCACCTCGTTCACGTCGCCGGGGGCGAGCGCGGCGCGCGCCGGGCGCGAGTAGTCGAGGAACTGCGTCACCACCGCGTTGAGCCGCTTCACCTCGTCGGCGATGATGCCGAGGAACTCGCTCGCGCCCTCGGCCAGCGGCTCGCCCGGCCTGGGCGCGCCCTGCGGCAGGAGCAGCTGGATGGCGCCCTGGATGGCGGCGAGCGGGTTGCGGATCTCGTGCGCCAGGCCGGCCGCCATCTCGCCCAGCGCCGCCAGGCGGTCGCGCTCCTTCATCTGCTGGTACAGCTTGGAGTTCTCGATGACGAGGGCGGCCCGGTCGGACACCTCGATGAGGGCGGCGATCTCGTTCGAGGCGAAGGCCTCCGGCACCCGCTCGTCCCAGCAGGCGAGGAACCCGACCACGCGATCGCTGGCGGTGAGCGGCATGGCGATGCCGGCGCGCATGGTGGCCATCGCCCCCTTGGCGTCGCCGAGCCGCTTCAGCTCCTCCGCCACCGCCGCCGGGGCGCCGCGCCCCTCCGCGTCGGTCGGCCCCGGCGGGAGGTAGGCGCGCAGCTCGGCGAGCCGGCGCTCGATGTTCTCGAGGAGGATCGCCTTCTGCCCGCTGCCGGCGGCGCCGAGCAGGGCCCGCGCCACCGCCGGCTCGAGGAACGGCGCCGGGGGCGGGCCGCGGCTGTCGAGGAGCCGGAAGCCGGGGCGGTCCTCCGCGAACAGCCACAGGGAGGCGTGGGTCACCCGCCGGGTCTCGGCCAGGCCGTCGAGCAGCACGGTCGCGAGGCGCGGCGGGTCGATGACGGTGGCGATCCGGTCCCGCAGCTGCTCGAGGTGCCGCACCAGCTCGTACCGCTCGCGGAACAGCGTCACGATCACCCACTCCTCGACCTTCTCCCGCAGCGGCTCGAAGAGCGAGAGGATGACGAAGGAGGCGACGAGGGTGTTGAAGTAGAAGAGCTCGGGCCGGTTGCCGACCCAGGAGACGAGCCCGCCGTAGATCGCGACCAGCACCAGGCCGAGCGCGGTCACCACCACGATCTTCCCCAGGAACTCGTGCAGGTCGAGCAGCCGGTGCCGCAGGAGCGTCTGCGACAGGAAGAACATGAAGACGGTGAGCGTGATGGCGCCGAGCCCCTCGAGCGGGTAGGGCAGGCCGAAGCGGGGCAGGACGTCGAGGGTGGAGAGGGCGACCGCGACGCACGCGCCGATGAAGAGGTACAGGAGGCGGGCCCGCTCCACCCGCGTCGGGGCGCCGTGGAGGCGGTTCCACAGGACGGTCAGCACCGCCATCATCCCGCCGACCACGTAGAGCGTGACGGCGAGCTTCGCGACGGCGACGTGGACGAGCGGCGACGCCGCCACCACCAGGCCCGAGACCGAGCCCGCCAGCATCGCGTTGCGCGCGCGGCGGGCGGGCCGCCGCGCCACGCCCAGGAACTCGAGGAAGAAGGCGAGCCCGGTGGTCGGGAGCAGCGCCCCCATCACCACCGCCACCCGCTCCCAGCCGTCGTAGCCGAGCTCGGCGCCCGGCCAGCGGTGGAAGAAGTCGGCCAGCGAGTAGAGGCCGAGGTTGGCCGCGAAGAGCGCGAACAGGGTGAAGACCCGCGGGCGGTTGTCGCGCAGCAGGGCCGCGCCGGCCAGGGCCAGGGTCACGATCGCCGCGAGGAGCGAGGCCTGGGTGCGGATGTCCACGGACCCCGATCCTAACCGCGATCGGGGGAGCGGCGCGACGCGTGAAATGACGAGCGCCCGCCGGCTGTTCCCGGGCTGCAGCGCCCCGCGGCCGGGAAGCCGGACGCACCCTTGACCACCTGGCGAACCCGGCGCACCGTGCCCGACCGATGACGACGCTCGTACTCAGCCTGCTGCTCGCAACGACCGCGAATCCGACCGCGACCGCGACCGCGACCCCGACCGCGACCGCGACCCCGACCGCGACCGCGACCGCGACCGCGACCCCGACCGCGACCGTGGCGACGACGAACGCGGCCGCGGTCCCGAAGGCGGCCTCGACCCCGGCTGCGGTGGGGCCGGCGCCGTTCACCGAGGCCGACGCGGCGCCGCTCTTCGCGGCCGGGCCGCTGGCGAAGGCGCGCGCCGACCTCGACGCGGGGCGCTTCGACGCGGCCGCGAAGGGGTTCGAGCGCGCCACCGCGCCGGAGGCGCGCTACCTGCGTGCGGCGGCGCTCGTCCAGGGGCACCGCGGGGCGGAGGCGCTGAAGGCGCTCGACGGGCTCGAGGAGAAGCTCCCGGAGGTCGCCGACCGCGTCGCCTTCTGGCGGGCGCGCGCCCGCGAGGCGGCGGGCGCGCCGCGCGCGGCCGCGGCCGACTACGCCGCGGTGGGGGAGGGCTCGCTCCTGTGGGCCGAGGCGCAGCTCGCCCGCGCCCGCGCGCTGCACGCCGCCGGCGACCGCGCCGCCGCGCTCGACGCGCTCGCGCCCATCCTCTCCCTCCCCGCGCCGGACGAGGTCACGAAGGGCGACTTCGCGGCCGAGGCGCTGCTCCTCGACGGGCGGCTGCGCGCGGCCGGGAAGACCTCGGCCGAGCTGGCCTGGGCGCGGCGCGCCTACGTCGACTGCTGGGCGGGCCACCCGCTCGCGGGCGAGGCCGCCACCTGCCTCGCCGAGCTGCGGCGCCTGCCGAAGCCGGCCGGGGCTCCTCCCGCGACCGAGGACGCGCTCCGCCGCGCGGAGGCGCTGCTCGACGCCAACCGGAACGCGCCGGCGCTGGCGGAGCTGCAGAAGCTCGTGCCCGGCCTGCCCGGCCCCGGCCCCGGGGAGCCGGTCGCGTGCCGCGCGCGCTTCGCGCTCGGCAAGGCGTACCGCAAGGAGCGCCAGCACACGAAGGCGATCGAGATCCTGAAGCCGGTGGTCGAGCGCTGCGAGGATCCGCAGCTCCGGGTCCGCGCCGTCTACGTCCTCGCCAGCGCCGCCTCCATCGCGGCGCCCGAGGAGGGCGTCACCTGGTACCGCGTGCTGGCGCGCGACTACCCGGCCCACCCGTTCGCCGACGACGCGCTCTTCTACGCCGCCGACCTGCTCGCCCGCGCCGGCCACACCGACGAGGCGCTGGCCGCGCTGGCCGACCTGTCGGAGCGCTACCCCAAGGGCGACTTCCGGGCCGAGGCGCTCTTCCGCATCGCCTGGATCGAGCGGCAGGCGGGCCACGCCGCGGGCGCGCTCGCCTCGCTGGCGCGGATCGAGCGCGACTACGAGGCGAGCGATCCGTACGAGCACGCCCGGGCCGTCTACTGGCGCGCGCGCCTCCTGTGGGACCGCGCCGCCGACGGCGACCGCGAGGCGGCGCTGGAGGCGTGGCGCGCGCTCGCCGGGCGCTACCCGGCCGACTACTACGGCCTCCTGGCGCGGGCGCGGGTGGAGGAGGCGAAGCCCGGCTCCGCGCCGCCGTGGGTGCGGGTGGAGGCGGCCGCGGAGGAGGGCCTGCGCTACCAGCCCGGCCCGCTCGCGCGCGACCGCCACTTCCGGGCCGGCGTGCTGCTGCTGCGCCTGGGGCTCTCGCGCGCGGCGGCGGAGGAGCTGGGCGCCGTGGACCGGAAGGCGCTCTCCCAGGGCGAGCCGCTCCTGCTGGTGGCGGAGCTGCTCGACCGCGCCGGCGACCACAAGGCCTCGCACCACCTCATCCGCTCGCTGGGCCGGGCGGCGCTCCGGCAGAAGCCCGAGGGCGCGGCGTTGCGCGTGTGGCGGGTCGCGTACCCGCCCGCCTACCGCCAGGAGGTGGAGCGGTGGGCGCCGCCGAACGGCGTCCCCCCCGACCTCCTGCTCGCGCTCATGCGCGAGGAGAGCGGGCTCGACCCGACGGTCATCTCGGGCGCCGGCGCGGTGGGCCTCACCCAGCTCATGCTCCCCACCGCCCAGGGCGTGGCGAAGCGGCTCAAGCTGGGGCGAGTGCGGCAGGCGGACCTCATGAGGCCGCCGCTGGCGATCCGCATCGGGGCCACGTACTTCGGGGGCCTCCTGCGGCGCTACGACGGCTCGGAGGCGCTGGCGCTCGCCGCGTACAACGTCGGCGACGGCCCGGTGAAGCGCTGGCTCGAGCAGCGCGGGACGCTGCCGCTCGACGCGTTCGTCGAGGAGATCCCGGTGCAGGAGACGCGGGGGTACGTGAAGCGCGTCCTCCGCTCGTACGCCGCGTACCGGTTCCTCTACGGCGGCCGCGACGGGAAGCCGGTCCACCTGGCGCAGCCGCTGCCGAAGCTCGCGCAGGGAAGCCCGTGAGGGCTCGCTCGCCGCGCGCGGGTGACGCCCCTGGCAGGGGCGCCGCTCGCGGAGCCGCCGTGCGAGCCGGCTCGGGCGTGACTACGATCTCGCCAAGATGCTCGAGACCGGCGTCCTCGTCCTGAACCGGGTCTACCAGCCGGTCCACATCACCTCGGTCCGGCGGGCCTTCTCGCTGCTCTACCAGGGCGCGGCCAAGGCCATCGACGAGGAGTTCCAGCTCTTCGACTTCGACAGCTGGCGGGCGCTCGCGGTGGCGGTGCACCAGGACGCGGTGGGCACCGTGGGCCGGCGCATCCGCGTGCCGCGGGTCATCGTGCTCATGGCCTACGAGCGGATGCCGAAGACGCGCATCCGCTTCTCGCGCTTCAACATCTACGCCCGCGACGAGAACACCTGCCAGTACTGCGGCGCGCGCCTGCCGCGGGCGGAGCTCAACCTCGACCACGTCGTGCCGCGCTCCCGCGGCGGCGCCACGAGCTGGGACAACGTGGTGTGCTCGTGTGTGCCGTGCAACCTGCGCAAGGGCGGGCGGACGCCCGAGGAGGCGCACATGCGGCTCCTCCGGCACCCGGCCCGGCCGCGCTGGACCCCGATCTTCCGCTCCGCGGCGCGGCGCGCCTTCTACCGCGAGTGGCGGCCGTTCCTCTCGCTCGCGGACGCCGCCTACTGGAACGCCGAGCTGCTCGCGCATTGAGCGGGGCAGGGGGCGGGCCTCCCCGCCGGCGCGGGTGGGACTCCGGCGCCGCGCGCGCAGGTCCTCCCACCGCCGCGGGTGCGCCCGGCACCTTCCTTGGGAAAGCGGCGGCGCTCGGCTAGGATCGCGGCCCGTGGCGGATGCGCGACCCCTGCAGCTCGTGCCCGCGGACCCCCCCGGCCCGCGGCGCCCGGCCGTGCGCGCGCTGCGCCGGCCCGCGCGCGTGGTGAGCGTCGGCGGCGGCAAGGGCGGGATCGGCAAGAGCCTCGTCGCCGCGAACCTCGCCATCGCGCTCGCCCGCCGCGGCGAGCGCGTGGTGCTCGTGGACGCGGACCTGGCCGGCGCCAACCTGCACACCTGCCTCGGGCTCGAGCTGCCGCGGCGGGGCCTGGCCGACGTGATGGAGCGGCGCGCCGAGCTGGCCGAGGTGGCGGTGCCGACCGGCGTCGAGAACCTGGGGCTGGTGGCGGGGGCGATGGACCACCCCGACGCCGCGAACCCGAAGCTGTCGCAGAAGGCGCGGCTGGTGAAGCAGCTGCAGGCCCTCGACGCCGACCGGGTGGTCATCGACCTCGGCGCGGGGACCCACCTGCACGTGCTCGATCTCTTCCTCGTCTCCGAGCACGGCCTGCTGGTGCTGGTCCCGGAGCCGAGCGCGGTCGAGAACGTCTACCGCTTCGTGAAGGCGGCCTTCTGGCGGCGCGTCCGCCACGCCGTCTCGGCCCACGGCTGCGAGGCGCAGCTCCGGGCCGTCATCGGCGCGGGGACCTTCCGGAGCCCGGCCGAGATCCTGGGCGCGCTCTCGGCGCGCCACCCGCAGTCGGGCGCGGTGCTCGCCCGCGAGCTCGCCGCCTTCCGACCTCGCCTGGTGGTGAACCAGGCCCGCACGCCGCAGGACGAGCAGGTCGGGCAGGCGGTGGTCGGCGCCTGGCGGAAGTTCTTCGGGCTCCGGATGGACTACCTGGGCCACGTGCCGCACGACTCCGAGATGTGGCGCGCCATGCGGGCGCGCCGGCCGCTCCTGGTGCACGCGCCCGAGGCCGCCGCCGCCCAGAGCTTCGCCCAGCTCGCGGAGGGCCTGGCCGCCCTGGAGACCGCCGAGATCGCCAGCGGGAGAGCCACGTGAAGCCGCTCGCCGAGCAGAACCTGTACGAGCTCCTGGAGCTGCCGCCCGACGCGCGCGAGGACGACATCGTGAAGGCGTGGGACCGGCTGAACGCGCTCTGCGCGCCCGGGTCGCTCGCCACGTACACGCTGGTGGCGCAGGAGGACGCGGCCCTGCTCGGGCGCCGCCTCGAGGAGGCCCTCACCGTCCTGCTCGACCCCGTGGCGCGGGAGCGCTACGACGCGAGCCTCTCGCTCACCCCCGCGCCGCGCGCCGCCAGCAGCGCCGAGGCGTCCGTCTCCGGGCCGGAGTCGCCCTCGCGGCCGCGGCCGGTCCCGGAGGTCCACCGGCCGCGCGCCCTGCCGCCCATCATCCCGCCGCTGCGCGAGGTCCCGACGCCGAGCGCGCCGGCCACGCCCATCGCCCTCGAGCGGGTGTCGGCCTCGGCGGAGGCGCCGGCCCCCGCGGAAGCGCCGGCCGCCGGGCCCGCGGCCGCCGCGGCGCCCATCCCGCTCGTGACGCCGCTCCCCTGCACCCCGCCGTTCGCGGCGGTGACGCCCCTCCCGGCCACCTTGCCGGCGGTGCCGCCCCCGGCCGCGGCGCCGCTCGCGGCCGCCGGCCCCGAGCCGCTCCTCGGCGAGCCCGGCCGCTACACCGGCGACGCGCTGCGCCGCGCGCGGGAGGCGCGCGGGATCACGCTCCCGCAGCTCTGCGAGCGCACCAAGATCACGCGCCATCACCTCGAGAACCTGGAGGCCGATCGCTACGAGCGGCTGCCCGCCGCCGTCTACCTGCGCGGCATGCTGATGGCGCTCTCGAAGGAGCTGCGGCTGGACGGGCAGAAGGTGGCGCGCAGCTACCTCGACGCGATGGCGGCCGCCGCTCCGCCGGCCCCGCCGCCGCCCCCGCGCGCCACCCAGCGTTGACCCTCCCGGGGCTCTGGCCTACGATCCGCGCATGCCGCTCATCGAGACGCCCGAGCAAGCGATCCGCCTCGCCCGCGCCATCTGCTCCGACGTGTCGCTCTACAACGAGGAGAAGATCGTCCGCGGCATCGAGCAGGACACCTTCTTCGACGCGCTCCGGGACGAGCTGGAGGAGGGCCGGGAGCTGTACCGCTCGCGGGTCTCGCCCGAGCTCTACGCCCGCACGAACTTCTACGATCGGGCCATCGTCGACGTCATCCTGCGCTCCAAGCGGCACGTGAAGTCGCGCATCTGGTGACGGCGGCGGCGTGCCCGAGACGCGCTCGCTCCTCGCCCCGGCGGCGCTGGCCGGCCTCCGCCTCGACGTCGCCCTCACCCGGCTCGCGCCGGACCTGACGCGCGCCCGCGCCCAGCGGCTGCTGGAGGGGGGGCACGTGCTCGTGGACGGGCGCGCGCCCAAGGCGGCGGCGCGGCTGCGCGGCGGCGAGCGGCTCGTGCTGACGCTCCCGGATCCGGAGCCGTCCGGCCTCGTGGCGCAGGACCTGCCGCTCCAGGTGCTGTTCGAGGACGACGACCTGCTCGTCCTCGACAAGGCGGCCGGCATGGTGGTCCACCCGGCCCGCGGCTCGCCACACTCGACGGTCGTGAACGCGCTGCTATACCGGCTCGGCTCCGGCGGCCCCGGCGACCGGCTCGGCCTCGTGCACCGGCTCGACAAGGAGACCTCGGGCTGCCTGGTGGTGGCGAAGCGCGAGGAGGCGCTGGCGGCGCTGCAGGCCGCGTTCAAGCGGCGCGAGGTGGAGAAGCGCTACCTCGCGCTGGTCCACGGGGCGATCGCGGCGGAGGGGCGCCTCGACACGCCCTACGGCCGCCATCCGCGCGACCGGACCCGCTACACCTCGCGGCTGGCGGAGAGCTCCCGGCGGGCGATCACCGCCTGGCGCGTCCGCGAGGCGTTCCCCGGGGCGGCGCTGGTCGAGGTCGAGCTCCACACCGGCCGCACGCACCAGATCCGGGTGCACCTCTCCGAGGCCGGCCACCCGCTCCTCGCCGACGCGGCGTACGGCGGCACGCGGCGCGAGGCGCGGCTCGCCGCCGAGGATCCGGTGCGGCGGGCGGCGGCGGCCGTGGGGCGCCAGGCGCTGCACGCCTGGCGGCTCGCCTTCCCGCACCCGCGCACGGGAGAGCAGGTCGCCTTCGAGGCGCCGCTGCCGCGGGACTTCGAGGCGGCGCTGGCGGTGCTCAGGGCCCCCGCTTCACCGCGCTGAAGCGCCGGAACAGCCCCCGGGTGCGCCGGCCCTCCTGCTCGAGCCGGAAGCCGGCCGCCTCCACCGCCGCCTCCGTGTCGCGGTTCGGGCGGCAGCCGCCGCTCACGTGCGTCCAGGCGGGCTGGACCGCGTCCTGCAGCCGCGCCTGCCAGCCGCGCGCGCGGACGTGCTCCACCGCGCGCAGCGCGCCGCCGGGCGCGAGCACCCGGCGGACCTCGGCCAGCGCGCGGGGCGGGTCGTCCACGCTGCACAGCACGAGCGCGGCCACCACGGACTCGAAGGCGCCGTCGCGGAAGGGCAGGGCCTCGGCGCGCGCCTGGACGAGCGGCACGCCGGGGGCGCGCCGCCGGGCGCGGGCCAGGTTCTGCGGGTGGGGGTCCACCGCCACGAGCGCCGCGCCGGGCGGGTACCGCGGCAGGTTGCGCCCGGTCCCGCAGCCGAGCTCGAGCACCCGCCCGCGCGCGCCGCCGGCGAGCCAGTCGCGCCAGCGCGCCAGCCAGCGCCGATCGGCGAGCGCCATGCCGGCGTCGTACAGCCAGGGGATCTGCTCCAGGCCGCGCATGGTCAGTCGAGGTAGCCCTGCGCCTGCAGCCGGAAGAGGTGCGCGTACCGGCCGTCCTTCTCCAGCAGCTCGCGGTGGCTGCCCAGCTCGACGATCCGGCCGCCGTGGAGCACCGCGATCCGGTCGGCCATGGTGCGCACGGTCGAGAACCGGTGGGAGATGACGATGGCGGTCCGGTCGGCGGCCAGCGCGCGGAAGCGCTCGAACAGCTCGTGCTCCGCCTCGGCGTCGATGGCGGCGGTGGGCTCGTCCAGGATGAGCACCTCCGGCCGCTCGCGCATGAAGCCGCGCGCGACCGCCAGCTTCTGCCACTGGCCGGCCGAGAGCTCCTG contains:
- a CDS encoding helix-turn-helix domain-containing protein — translated: MKPLAEQNLYELLELPPDAREDDIVKAWDRLNALCAPGSLATYTLVAQEDAALLGRRLEEALTVLLDPVARERYDASLSLTPAPRAASSAEASVSGPESPSRPRPVPEVHRPRALPPIIPPLREVPTPSAPATPIALERVSASAEAPAPAEAPAAGPAAAAAPIPLVTPLPCTPPFAAVTPLPATLPAVPPPAAAPLAAAGPEPLLGEPGRYTGDALRRAREARGITLPQLCERTKITRHHLENLEADRYERLPAAVYLRGMLMALSKELRLDGQKVARSYLDAMAAAAPPAPPPPPRATQR
- a CDS encoding class I SAM-dependent methyltransferase; the encoded protein is MRGLEQIPWLYDAGMALADRRWLARWRDWLAGGARGRVLELGCGTGRNLPRYPPGAALVAVDPHPQNLARARRRAPGVPLVQARAEALPFRDGAFESVVAALVLCSVDDPPRALAEVRRVLAPGGALRAVEHVRARGWQARLQDAVQPAWTHVSGGCRPNRDTEAAVEAAGFRLEQEGRRTRGLFRRFSAVKRGP
- a CDS encoding RluA family pseudouridine synthase, which gives rise to MPETRSLLAPAALAGLRLDVALTRLAPDLTRARAQRLLEGGHVLVDGRAPKAAARLRGGERLVLTLPDPEPSGLVAQDLPLQVLFEDDDLLVLDKAAGMVVHPARGSPHSTVVNALLYRLGSGGPGDRLGLVHRLDKETSGCLVVAKREEALAALQAAFKRREVEKRYLALVHGAIAAEGRLDTPYGRHPRDRTRYTSRLAESSRRAITAWRVREAFPGAALVEVELHTGRTHQIRVHLSEAGHPLLADAAYGGTRREARLAAEDPVRRAAAAVGRQALHAWRLAFPHPRTGEQVAFEAPLPRDFEAALAVLRAPASPR